In the genome of Panicum virgatum chloroplast, complete genome, the window GGGGCCCCAACGGTTTGGACTTGAGTAGGTTGAAAAAAGACATCCAACCTTGGCAAGAACGACGTTCGGCAGAATATATGACCCATGCTCCTTTAGGCTCTTTAAATTCTGTGGGTGGCGTAGCTACCGAGATCAATGCAGTTAATTATGTCTCTCCTAGAAGTTGGTTAGCGACTTCCCATTTTGTTCTAGGATTCTTCTTTTTTGTGGGCCATTTGTGGCATGCAGGAAGAGCCCGAGCTGCTGCAGCAGGCTTTGAAAAGGGAATTGATCGTGATTTGGAACCTGTTCTTTACATGACCCCTCTTAACTAAGATTTTTTTATTTCTACCTGTTCCACTTTTTTTCTGTTCTGGCTCGGTTATTCCATCTAGCCGAGCCATTCATGCTTTTTTATGAAAGAATGATATAAGGGGGCAGAACAAAGAAAAACATAGAAAGAAACAAATGTATTCAATAAACAAAAGGAGAGAGAGGGATTCGAACCCTCGATAGTTCCTAGAACTATACCGGTTTTCAAGACCGGGGCTATCAACCACTCAGCCATCTCTCCACAGCCCAATCCCTATTTTATTCCTACAAATAGAACATAGCTATATGAAATGATCTACTAACTCCTAGAAACATCTCAGATGCAAGTCCACTTTCGATATATCTCTGTATACTGTATACACGGATACAGAATCCGCTATATCCGTTTGTGAAATAAACGCTAAATCCCCTCAACTCTATATCCAAATAAAAGCGGTAAGGAAAAAGTTTTAAAGAGAAGAATCAATGGATTCATGATTAAACCCCTCCTACTTCTTGTATTTTCGTACAATTTTGATTAAGTGAGGGATCAAATAGAAATATGTAGTCAACTTTATTTGAAGGTAGTTTGGAGGATTTGAAATATGACTATTGCTTTCCAATTAGCTGTTTTTGCATTAATTGCGACTTCCTCAATCTTAGTAATTAGTGTACCCCTTGTATTTGCTTCTCCTGATGGTTGGTCAAATAATAAAAACGTTGTATTTTCCGGTACATCATTAT includes:
- the psbZ gene encoding photosystem II protein Z, producing the protein MTIAFQLAVFALIATSSILVISVPLVFASPDGWSNNKNVVFSGTSLWIGLVFLVAILNSLIS